In Caproicibacterium amylolyticum, a genomic segment contains:
- a CDS encoding DUF6323 family protein, with protein MAENFSLNPVQMQMLAAVQELQKCNEVSGHFGLELSDTQIHTLVEQRFASLHDNGRVEFGGGILAKLIYAFCDSPFISPENYEETLIELQNDFYYYKNESEDELTDDELIAFMVQTFNGRAQGSLEYLAETSLDDLCRKTRYGSEFDEK; from the coding sequence ATGGCAGAAAATTTCTCTTTGAATCCCGTTCAAATGCAGATGCTTGCCGCTGTGCAGGAACTGCAGAAATGCAATGAGGTTTCCGGTCACTTTGGGCTGGAGCTTTCCGACACGCAGATTCACACATTGGTGGAGCAGCGCTTTGCGTCACTGCACGACAACGGCCGTGTGGAATTTGGCGGAGGCATTTTGGCAAAGCTTATCTATGCATTCTGTGACTCCCCTTTTATTTCCCCGGAAAACTACGAAGAAACGTTAATTGAACTGCAAAACGACTTTTACTACTACAAAAATGAATCGGAGGATGAACTGACAGATGATGAATTAATTGCATTCATGGTTCAAACATTCAATGGTAGAGCACAGGGGTCATTAGAATATCTGGCGGAAACCTCACTGGATGATCTTTGCCGCAAAACACGCTATGGCAGCGAATTTGATGAAAAGTGA
- the trmB gene encoding tRNA (guanosine(46)-N7)-methyltransferase TrmB has translation MRMRAKPWAGPELDACPFFLRHPQQMKNQWLGWYTRRQPLHVELGCGKGWFLAGLAPRHPEINYLGIDMKDTVLAPGKRLIEQAFEDKPVDNVALTAYDIERLPDIMGEQDRISRLYINFCNPWPKPRHHKRRLTHPRLLALYRPLLEPGAELWFKTDDDPLFAATLRYLPEAGFEILEQTQDLHALHSEDNVMTEHEKMFSEKGILIKALKAKIL, from the coding sequence ATGAGAATGAGAGCAAAGCCGTGGGCCGGACCGGAACTGGATGCCTGCCCGTTTTTTCTGCGGCATCCGCAGCAGATGAAAAATCAGTGGTTGGGGTGGTACACACGCCGCCAGCCGCTGCACGTGGAACTGGGCTGCGGCAAGGGCTGGTTTCTTGCCGGACTTGCGCCCCGGCATCCGGAGATCAATTACCTGGGAATAGACATGAAAGACACAGTGCTTGCCCCGGGCAAACGGCTGATTGAGCAGGCATTTGAGGACAAACCGGTGGATAATGTGGCGCTGACCGCATACGATATTGAACGGCTGCCGGATATTATGGGGGAGCAGGACAGAATTTCCCGACTCTATATTAATTTCTGCAATCCGTGGCCGAAGCCCCGGCACCACAAGCGCAGACTGACACACCCGCGCCTGTTGGCGCTGTACCGCCCACTGCTGGAACCGGGTGCTGAGCTGTGGTTCAAAACGGATGACGATCCACTTTTTGCAGCTACCCTGCGGTATCTGCCGGAGGCTGGATTTGAGATTCTGGAACAGACGCAGGATCTGCATGCGCTGCACAGTGAAGATAACGTAATGACCGAGCACGAAAAAATGTTTTCTGAAAAGGGTATTCTGATTAAAGCTTTAAAAGCAAAGATTTTATAA
- the cdd gene encoding cytidine deaminase, translated as MEPKELLEAAKRARSNAYTPYSNFRVGAALLTTDGRVFLGANIENSSYGATICAERSAFAGAVSSGARSFEAIAIAGAPGGQEPDAPCPPCGICRQFISEFCGPEFPIYLADGQDGVQRRCLGELLADAFGSDRMRVNHT; from the coding sequence ATGGAACCGAAGGAACTGCTGGAAGCTGCGAAACGTGCTCGTAGCAATGCTTATACGCCGTACTCTAATTTTCGGGTGGGTGCGGCACTGCTGACAACGGACGGGCGCGTTTTTCTGGGAGCCAATATCGAAAACAGCTCGTATGGGGCAACAATTTGTGCGGAACGTTCCGCATTTGCCGGTGCGGTCAGCAGTGGTGCGCGCAGTTTTGAGGCGATTGCCATTGCCGGTGCGCCGGGCGGACAGGAGCCGGATGCACCCTGCCCGCCGTGCGGTATCTGCCGCCAGTTTATCTCCGAATTCTGCGGGCCGGAGTTTCCAATCTACCTTGCAGACGGACAGGACGGCGTACAGAGGCGCTGTCTTGGTGAATTGCTTGCGGATGCTTTTGGCAGTGATCGGATGCGTGTCAATCATACTTAA
- a CDS encoding glycosyltransferase family 2 protein, giving the protein MPEISVIMLTYNRENLVARAVNSILNQTFADFEFIIVDNGSSDRSGQIADVFAKADSRVQVIHTARGNIGSGRNTGLNAASGKYITFIDDDDYAESDMLQFLYSLAENYHADIAVCGSNKEENGKITPNGVYAYSELYVMDAQQATAAFLQRIRYNAAMPTKLLKHSLFHKIHFLSDGCYDDISTTYRCFANAEVVVAQGIPKYTFYRHPGNNSSAATKHYLLNPTQLKEYLSAFRQRTEYISQVLPQLAELSLYSEWSYMISMVEKINRYQLVSCKGQLAFMKKELLLHQNEFLKSPYITDFEINWMSQYVLNREEKE; this is encoded by the coding sequence ATGCCTGAAATCAGTGTAATTATGCTTACTTATAATCGAGAAAATCTGGTTGCACGTGCGGTGAACAGTATTTTAAATCAGACTTTTGCTGATTTTGAATTTATCATCGTAGATAACGGTTCCAGTGACCGCAGTGGCCAGATTGCAGATGTGTTTGCAAAGGCGGATAGCCGCGTGCAGGTAATCCACACTGCACGCGGGAACATTGGAAGCGGCCGCAATACAGGGCTGAATGCAGCCAGCGGTAAGTACATTACATTTATTGATGACGATGACTATGCGGAATCGGACATGCTTCAATTCCTGTATTCGCTTGCAGAAAATTATCATGCGGACATAGCAGTCTGTGGCTCCAACAAAGAAGAGAACGGGAAAATCACACCGAACGGGGTGTATGCCTACTCGGAACTTTATGTTATGGATGCACAGCAGGCCACAGCGGCATTTCTGCAGCGAATCCGTTACAATGCGGCGATGCCGACAAAGCTGCTGAAACACAGTCTATTTCATAAAATCCATTTTTTATCGGATGGCTGCTACGATGATATTTCTACTACATATCGCTGCTTTGCCAATGCAGAAGTGGTTGTGGCACAGGGTATTCCAAAATATACATTTTATCGTCACCCAGGCAATAATTCCAGCGCGGCAACGAAACACTATTTGCTGAATCCGACTCAGCTCAAAGAGTACTTAAGCGCTTTTCGGCAGAGAACGGAGTATATATCTCAGGTACTGCCGCAGCTGGCAGAGCTTTCTTTGTACAGCGAATGGTCTTATATGATCAGTATGGTAGAAAAAATCAACAGGTATCAGCTTGTATCATGCAAAGGACAGCTGGCATTTATGAAAAAAGAACTGCTGCTGCATCAGAATGAATTTCTAAAAAGTCCCTACATTACTGACTTTGAAATTAACTGGATGAGCCAATATGTGTTGAATAGAGAGGAAAAAGAATGA
- a CDS encoding FkbM family methyltransferase, translated as MNTFEAEFAKIEEEYRSHPIDKLMEKIKNEDPPIVVFGYGAVGNLIAESLRQAQGNVVAFCDNFKVGISEKFHLPIISPQQLASNYRNAVVVVSVCDQFNDTIYRQTLDMGFSPENVFQRYSKYELYSLSDFMKYYDGYEWAYNFFEDEISKKIILQRLKSYLFYCEMAHSPFENQYFDQDVMRFSDHEVFADCGCYIGDTALKFIEKMDSKYAYIYGFEPDKANFERAKKNLETYKNVELINMGLWNQPGKMLFNSASSSSEVSNIGSESIEMTSLDSFFGNSDNHHLPTAIKMDIEGSEKEALLGAKNVVSTVHPKLEICVYHKPQDIFVLPQLINNYYSHYHFSLRHYTAGKNETVMYVL; from the coding sequence ATGAACACTTTTGAAGCGGAATTTGCTAAGATTGAGGAAGAATATCGTTCCCATCCTATAGATAAACTCATGGAGAAAATTAAAAATGAAGATCCGCCGATTGTGGTTTTTGGATACGGAGCAGTTGGAAACTTAATCGCAGAAAGTTTGCGGCAGGCACAAGGAAATGTTGTTGCGTTCTGTGATAACTTTAAGGTTGGTATAAGTGAAAAATTTCACCTACCGATTATTTCCCCACAGCAATTAGCCAGTAATTACAGAAATGCGGTTGTTGTGGTTTCTGTATGTGATCAGTTTAATGATACCATCTATCGTCAGACCTTGGATATGGGATTTTCCCCAGAAAATGTTTTTCAAAGATATAGTAAGTATGAGCTGTATAGTTTAAGTGATTTTATGAAATATTATGATGGCTACGAATGGGCATATAACTTCTTTGAAGATGAAATTTCGAAAAAAATTATTTTGCAGCGGTTAAAAAGTTATTTGTTCTATTGTGAAATGGCACACTCTCCTTTTGAAAATCAATATTTTGATCAAGACGTAATGCGCTTTTCTGACCATGAAGTTTTTGCAGACTGTGGCTGTTACATAGGAGATACGGCTTTAAAATTTATTGAAAAAATGGATTCAAAGTACGCTTATATCTATGGATTTGAACCGGACAAAGCAAATTTTGAACGTGCCAAAAAAAATTTGGAGACGTACAAGAATGTTGAATTAATAAATATGGGCTTATGGAATCAACCTGGAAAAATGTTATTTAATTCAGCAAGCAGCTCGTCAGAAGTTTCAAATATAGGTTCTGAATCTATTGAAATGACATCTTTGGATTCATTCTTTGGAAACAGCGATAACCACCATTTACCAACGGCCATTAAGATGGATATTGAAGGCTCGGAAAAGGAAGCTCTATTGGGTGCTAAAAATGTGGTATCAACTGTACATCCCAAGTTGGAAATATGTGTTTATCATAAACCGCAGGATATTTTTGTACTGCCGCAGCTAATAAACAATTATTATAGTCATTATCATTTTTCTTTGCGACATTATACGGCCGGAAAAAATGAAACTGTTATGTATGTGCTTTGA
- a CDS encoding radical SAM protein gives MSQQPLVARRLAVVPTLRCTLNCKLCCNHMNRFKHPYDIPIDKLKQDIDRLFELFDYIKWIQFVGGEIFIRDDMAEVYEYTLKYKSKFDKLILMTNATIAPRPAEIEVLKKYGKNCEIMISDYGEYSYKRDEMMEICDKANIPYICKGYNGESQYFEGWIDNTKFQEFKGSEEALHKVSFSCVQAKMKNMHCFNGKLYSCPNSCFMTELGVNKPAEEDYVDLDRSDISLEQKKNTIRQFYEHPAQSCRICIWWNADHVKRYPAAQQEVRLIEEPMEK, from the coding sequence ATGTCACAGCAGCCCTTGGTCGCTCGGCGTTTAGCAGTTGTTCCGACCCTAAGATGTACTCTAAACTGTAAACTTTGCTGTAACCATATGAATAGGTTTAAACATCCTTATGATATACCAATCGATAAATTGAAGCAGGATATAGATAGACTGTTTGAATTGTTTGATTACATAAAGTGGATACAATTTGTTGGTGGAGAGATATTTATCCGTGATGACATGGCAGAAGTCTATGAATATACATTGAAATATAAATCAAAATTTGATAAATTAATATTAATGACGAATGCTACCATTGCACCTAGACCGGCCGAAATAGAAGTATTAAAAAAGTACGGTAAAAACTGTGAAATTATGATTAGTGATTATGGTGAATATTCTTATAAGCGCGATGAGATGATGGAAATTTGCGACAAAGCTAATATTCCTTATATTTGCAAAGGCTATAATGGAGAATCTCAGTATTTTGAAGGCTGGATAGATAATACAAAATTTCAAGAGTTTAAAGGCTCTGAGGAAGCATTGCACAAGGTAAGTTTCTCCTGTGTACAGGCAAAAATGAAAAACATGCATTGCTTTAATGGTAAACTGTACAGTTGCCCCAATTCTTGTTTTATGACAGAACTGGGGGTTAATAAACCTGCTGAAGAAGATTATGTAGATCTTGATAGAAGCGATATTTCACTTGAACAAAAGAAAAATACGATTCGTCAGTTTTATGAACATCCTGCTCAGTCGTGCCGTATTTGTATTTGGTGGAACGCAGACCATGTAAAAAGATATCCTGCAGCCCAGCAGGAAGTAAGATTGATTGAGGAACCAATGGAAAAATGA
- a CDS encoding glycosyltransferase family 2 protein has product MKVIVATWAYNAEQTIERAINSVLSQSYTNLIYYLIDNGSCDGTGAIIRKYAGRDKRIIPITCQCNDPYILGKITPEIAKQNEDEDYFCNLDADDEYLPEFLEKSLAFMKKYDLDAVASGSYYSDAKTGECIGQKKAEQQYILTCDNIDKVLPAYYPFVRTIWGKLYKNKTARYAHQALMRQQQSDSKIIYGSDTYFCLQAFTKADRIGILPECLHKYYISTKSASYRFTEGRIRSDRILFDTGCDFLIKKAGSISKTNQDFLLAVYLFALRDTLRVLMNSQNSLQDKLAGVLDIYSNVQTRKLIKEDILVTEKEQLFHPMGQWVSEQKDAFSDAEMADFVKQTGLSIFQQRPLPVDRTFQMLVHLKREAPDSEIINDAFAAVASAFPLLVGAKADFLLFLADPVREILRGEPEQALEKIEILLEQEAEIPDAYAEPLITLGLNLSAQLSRNADFIYFKKLQISVFLLFLRPKKH; this is encoded by the coding sequence ATGAAAGTAATTGTAGCTACATGGGCTTATAATGCTGAACAAACCATAGAAAGAGCAATTAACAGTGTGCTATCTCAGTCATATACGAATTTAATTTATTATCTGATTGATAATGGTTCTTGTGATGGTACAGGTGCAATTATTAGAAAGTATGCTGGCAGAGATAAGAGAATTATTCCAATAACATGTCAGTGTAATGATCCTTACATATTGGGAAAAATAACACCTGAAATTGCGAAACAAAATGAAGATGAGGATTATTTCTGTAATTTGGATGCCGATGATGAGTACCTGCCGGAATTTTTGGAAAAATCTCTTGCATTCATGAAGAAATATGATTTGGATGCTGTGGCAAGCGGCAGCTACTATAGTGATGCAAAAACCGGTGAGTGTATTGGGCAAAAAAAGGCAGAACAGCAATACATATTAACTTGCGACAATATAGATAAGGTTTTGCCGGCCTACTACCCTTTTGTTAGAACGATTTGGGGAAAACTCTATAAAAACAAAACTGCGCGTTATGCACATCAAGCGCTGATGCGTCAGCAGCAGTCGGACAGTAAAATCATATATGGCAGTGATACATATTTTTGTTTGCAGGCTTTCACAAAAGCAGACCGCATCGGTATTCTGCCAGAATGCCTGCATAAATACTACATCTCTACAAAGTCTGCTTCTTATCGTTTTACAGAAGGCAGGATTCGCTCAGACAGAATACTGTTTGATACCGGCTGTGACTTTTTGATAAAAAAAGCAGGAAGTATCAGCAAAACAAATCAGGACTTTTTGTTGGCTGTTTACCTTTTTGCTTTACGGGATACGCTGCGCGTCCTTATGAATTCACAAAACAGCCTGCAGGATAAACTTGCCGGCGTACTTGACATTTACTCCAATGTACAAACGCGAAAGCTGATCAAGGAAGACATACTTGTGACGGAAAAGGAGCAGCTGTTTCATCCGATGGGACAGTGGGTCTCAGAGCAAAAAGATGCGTTTTCTGATGCAGAGATGGCTGACTTTGTCAAACAAACGGGACTTTCTATCTTTCAGCAGCGGCCACTGCCTGTGGATAGGACATTTCAAATGTTGGTGCATTTGAAAAGAGAAGCACCGGATTCAGAGATTATTAATGATGCATTTGCGGCAGTGGCTTCCGCGTTTCCACTGCTTGTCGGTGCAAAGGCGGATTTCCTTCTGTTCCTTGCAGATCCTGTACGGGAAATTCTGCGCGGAGAGCCGGAACAGGCACTTGAAAAAATAGAAATTCTGCTGGAGCAGGAAGCAGAAATACCGGATGCATATGCAGAGCCGCTGATTACGTTGGGGCTGAATCTATCTGCACAGCTTTCTCGCAATGCTGATTTTATTTATTTTAAGAAACTGCAGATTTCAGTTTTTTTGCTTTTTCTAAGACCCAAGAAGCACTAA
- a CDS encoding NTP transferase domain-containing protein produces the protein MTKLVILAGGLPSSINEEPQSVPKPMVDIGGKPLLWHIMKYFAQYGIDDFIICAGYKSDLIKQYFMNYYIYRSDITVNLAENKVTIEL, from the coding sequence ATGACGAAACTTGTAATCCTAGCGGGCGGACTTCCCAGTTCCATTAACGAAGAACCGCAGAGCGTACCAAAGCCAATGGTGGACATTGGAGGCAAGCCGCTGCTGTGGCACATTATGAAGTATTTTGCACAGTATGGCATTGATGACTTTATTATTTGTGCTGGATATAAATCGGACTTAATTAAGCAGTACTTTATGAATTATTATATCTACAGGTCTGATATTACTGTGAACTTGGCGGAAAACAAGGTTACAATTGAACTATAG
- a CDS encoding IS3 family transposase (programmed frameshift) yields MSTGKTGTRYDEDFKRTLVNLYQSGGKSQAALCKEYGVSITALGRWIKQYSIVETDDGEILTAKQVKDLQKRNAQLEEELLILKKANCHLHATLKQRLEAIHKLRFQHNIKLLCKVLGVNRSTYYKHYNTEPADRTKDNQTIAKLILKIYADYNKRLGAYKITYVLQRDYGINISVGRVYRLMRTLKLPRMSTEKPYKNYKHRDNGECTNHLHQEFNQQTPNIVWASDFTYIKVAGKWYYLCIVMDLFSRKVISWNISGKPDVDLVMTAFKKAYDRRNCPSGLMFHSDRGSQYTAFSFRQLLDSLNVVQSFSKKGYPFDNACCESFFKYLKKEETNRKAYHSLQELQLSIFQYIEGYYNSRRPHGSLRMLTPNEKEELFWNQA; encoded by the exons ATGTCCACTGGTAAAACCGGAACCCGATATGACGAAGATTTCAAACGAACTCTCGTCAACCTTTATCAATCTGGCGGCAAATCACAAGCAGCACTCTGTAAAGAGTATGGCGTTTCTATCACCGCACTTGGCCGTTGGATTAAACAATACTCAATCGTCGAAACGGATGATGGCGAAATACTAACTGCTAAGCAGGTCAAAGACCTCCAAAAGCGTAATGCTCAGCTTGAGGAGGAACTCCTTATACTAAAAAAAGCGA ATTGCCATCTTCACGCCACACTCAAACAACGATTAGAAGCTATTCATAAGCTCCGTTTCCAACACAATATCAAGCTCCTTTGTAAGGTTCTTGGCGTTAATCGAAGTACTTACTATAAGCATTACAACACCGAACCGGCTGATCGTACAAAAGACAATCAAACGATTGCAAAGCTTATTCTTAAAATCTACGCAGATTATAACAAACGTCTTGGAGCTTACAAGATTACCTATGTTCTCCAGCGTGATTATGGCATTAACATCAGTGTCGGACGAGTGTACCGACTGATGAGGACTCTAAAACTTCCACGGATGTCCACCGAAAAACCTTATAAAAATTATAAGCATCGGGACAACGGCGAGTGTACCAACCACCTTCACCAGGAGTTCAATCAGCAAACTCCAAACATTGTCTGGGCAAGTGATTTCACATACATCAAAGTTGCCGGCAAATGGTATTATCTTTGTATTGTAATGGATTTATTTTCTCGCAAAGTCATCTCCTGGAACATATCAGGCAAGCCAGATGTCGACCTCGTCATGACTGCGTTCAAAAAAGCTTATGATAGAAGAAACTGCCCTTCTGGACTTATGTTTCATTCTGATCGAGGATCTCAGTATACTGCTTTTTCATTTCGACAGCTTCTAGATTCTCTTAATGTTGTGCAATCATTTTCCAAAAAGGGCTATCCTTTTGATAATGCTTGCTGTGAAAGTTTCTTCAAATATCTAAAAAAAGAAGAAACCAACAGGAAAGCTTATCACTCCCTACAGGAATTACAGTTGTCCATATTCCAATATATTGAAGGATACTATAACTCAAGAAGGCCTCATGGCTCTCTTCGAATGCTAACACCTAACGAGAAAGAAGAACTGTTCTGGAATCAGGCTTAA
- the rfbF gene encoding glucose-1-phosphate cytidylyltransferase, protein MKVVILAGGKGTRIAEESTYRPKPMVEIGSRPILWHIMNWYASFGYTEFIICCGYKGQMIKQYFVDYYMKNSSVHVNLRDGSVERLSGSVEPWKVTLVNTGLETLTAGRLLQVQKYIDGDTFMLTYGDGVGDVDISKLLHFHRESGTTATISVTKPEGRFGVVKLDEQSGLVSGFREKARFDQSWVNIGFAVFSTDVFQYLGDGGSMLEKEPYEKLAGVGQMAAYQHPGFWSPMDTIRDKNYL, encoded by the coding sequence ATGAAAGTGGTTATTTTGGCTGGTGGAAAAGGAACACGCATTGCAGAAGAAAGCACTTATCGGCCGAAACCGATGGTCGAAATCGGCAGCCGCCCAATTTTATGGCATATCATGAATTGGTATGCATCATTTGGATATACAGAGTTCATTATTTGCTGTGGATACAAAGGGCAGATGATTAAGCAGTATTTTGTGGATTACTACATGAAGAATTCCAGTGTTCACGTGAATTTGAGGGATGGCAGTGTAGAAAGGTTGTCCGGCTCGGTTGAACCATGGAAAGTAACGCTGGTAAACACCGGTCTGGAAACACTGACGGCAGGTCGGCTGCTGCAAGTGCAGAAGTACATAGACGGCGATACATTTATGCTGACCTATGGAGATGGTGTTGGTGACGTTGATATTTCAAAACTGCTGCATTTTCATCGTGAAAGCGGAACAACGGCGACCATTTCTGTTACCAAGCCGGAAGGAAGGTTCGGTGTGGTGAAGCTGGATGAGCAGTCGGGACTTGTCAGCGGCTTTCGAGAAAAAGCACGGTTTGACCAATCCTGGGTCAACATTGGATTTGCCGTTTTTTCTACAGATGTTTTTCAGTATCTGGGGGATGGTGGCAGTATGCTTGAAAAAGAACCTTATGAAAAACTTGCAGGGGTTGGACAGATGGCCGCATATCAGCATCCTGGCTTCTGGTCACCGATGGATACGATTCGGGATAAAAATTATCTGTAG
- the yfmF gene encoding EF-P 5-aminopentanol modification-associated protein YfmF yields MNKVEQYTLHDGVHFRSVRNTKFKTFRISVNFLLPLQKDTAAANALLPYLLSRCTREYPDFTLMSRKMASLYGASLGADVGKLGNMQVMTVSAGGIANRYALEKEDLTAELTKVLCAALFDPVLENGLFREDDFLQEQRQTLEQIDAEISDKRAYALTRCTEIMCAEEPFGISRYGSREAVQALTRAEVTVAWKHMLKTAQVEILVLGDIEPQPVVDAFTKTFGEIERQYGPLSQARSFGRIGGIPRVTEHQDVVQGKMVLGLRVETSQENHPELVPAARLMSAIFGGTPNSRLFLNVREKMSLCYYCSSLYNSTLGLMFVQSGVEFDNMEKAEQAILEQLQAVQEGNFTDADITAAKLSMVNNYNTVEDSLAALEGWYLSQTAAAQVYTPEEYAQLVGKATREEIISTAKGVRLDTVYCLKGQEEAAN; encoded by the coding sequence GTGAACAAAGTCGAGCAGTATACCCTGCACGATGGTGTCCATTTCAGAAGCGTCCGCAATACAAAGTTTAAAACTTTCCGTATCTCAGTCAATTTTCTGCTGCCTCTGCAAAAAGACACTGCCGCTGCAAATGCGCTGCTGCCTTACCTGCTGAGCCGCTGCACGCGCGAATATCCCGATTTTACCCTGATGAGCCGCAAGATGGCTTCCCTGTATGGTGCGTCTTTGGGTGCGGATGTGGGCAAGCTGGGCAATATGCAGGTAATGACAGTTTCTGCCGGCGGCATTGCCAACCGATACGCCCTTGAAAAAGAAGATTTGACCGCGGAACTTACCAAAGTCCTGTGCGCAGCGCTGTTTGACCCAGTATTGGAAAACGGCCTTTTCCGTGAGGACGACTTTTTGCAGGAACAGCGCCAGACGCTGGAGCAGATTGATGCGGAAATCAGTGATAAACGTGCTTATGCCCTGACTCGCTGCACCGAAATTATGTGTGCAGAAGAGCCTTTTGGCATCAGCCGTTATGGCTCCCGTGAAGCGGTACAGGCGCTGACCCGCGCGGAAGTGACTGTGGCGTGGAAGCACATGCTCAAGACCGCGCAGGTGGAAATTCTGGTACTTGGTGATATTGAACCGCAGCCAGTCGTGGATGCCTTCACCAAAACATTTGGTGAGATCGAGCGGCAGTACGGGCCATTGTCACAAGCAAGAAGTTTTGGCCGCATTGGGGGTATTCCCCGCGTAACGGAGCATCAGGACGTGGTGCAGGGAAAAATGGTGCTTGGCCTGCGTGTGGAAACCTCACAGGAAAACCACCCGGAGTTGGTGCCCGCGGCGCGCCTGATGAGCGCGATTTTCGGCGGCACACCGAACAGTCGGCTCTTCCTGAATGTCCGCGAAAAAATGAGTCTTTGCTACTACTGCAGTTCGCTTTACAACTCTACGCTTGGACTGATGTTTGTACAGAGTGGTGTGGAATTTGACAATATGGAAAAAGCCGAACAGGCAATTTTGGAACAGCTGCAGGCGGTACAGGAGGGCAACTTTACGGATGCGGACATCACCGCAGCAAAGCTTTCCATGGTGAACAATTACAATACGGTTGAGGACTCGCTGGCAGCACTGGAGGGCTGGTATTTGTCGCAGACGGCCGCGGCACAGGTGTACACACCCGAAGAATATGCACAGTTGGTCGGCAAAGCCACCCGCGAAGAAATCATCAGCACGGCGAAAGGTGTTCGTCTGGATACAGTTTACTGCTTGAAAGGGCAGGAGGAGGCTGCAAATTGA
- the yfmH gene encoding EF-P 5-aminopentanol modification-associated protein YfmH: MHEVKIDRVGESYFEMRHPSGLQIYVYPKPQSHSTYAVFGTNYGSIDNVFRRSDEQKVTRVPAGIAHYLEHKMFENEDGMDSFAKYAKTGANANAYTSFDKTCYLFSCTDHVYESLEILLDFVQKPYFTEQTVQKEQGIIGQEIRMYDDDPGWRVLFNMLSAMYEKHPVKLDIAGSVESIAEITPELLYQCHHTFYNLNNMALCVVGNVEIEKVLALCDKMLQPSEPVQVERIFEPERQDVLKHRVCEKGSVGTPIFYMGFKEAAQHRATTAQSAQTEVLMEALCGDSSPLFRRLLDAGLINESSFGSEYFEGPGYAAVVFSGESKDPDTVAAEILKELADARKNGLDPALFADAKKSVYGHAIAGFNSVENLANSLIGAYFSGRSVAEDVEAVAQTTLANMNERLQAQMLEQNAVLSIIKP; encoded by the coding sequence ATGCATGAAGTGAAAATTGACCGGGTCGGGGAATCCTATTTTGAGATGCGCCATCCGTCCGGTCTGCAGATATATGTTTATCCGAAACCGCAGAGCCACTCAACTTACGCGGTCTTCGGCACAAACTACGGTTCCATTGACAATGTGTTCCGTCGCTCGGATGAACAGAAAGTTACCCGCGTGCCTGCGGGCATTGCACACTATCTGGAACACAAAATGTTTGAAAATGAAGACGGTATGGATTCTTTTGCAAAGTACGCAAAGACCGGCGCCAACGCAAATGCCTACACTTCTTTTGACAAAACCTGCTATTTGTTTTCCTGCACCGACCATGTTTATGAGTCGCTTGAAATCCTGCTGGACTTCGTGCAAAAACCGTACTTTACGGAGCAAACGGTGCAAAAAGAACAGGGCATTATTGGCCAGGAGATCCGGATGTATGACGATGACCCCGGCTGGCGCGTCCTGTTCAATATGCTTTCTGCCATGTACGAAAAACATCCGGTAAAGCTGGATATTGCCGGTTCTGTGGAGAGTATAGCGGAAATCACGCCGGAACTGCTGTATCAGTGCCACCATACTTTTTATAATCTAAACAATATGGCGCTGTGCGTGGTTGGCAATGTGGAAATTGAGAAGGTACTGGCACTCTGCGATAAGATGCTCCAGCCATCGGAGCCTGTGCAGGTGGAACGCATCTTTGAGCCGGAACGGCAGGACGTGCTGAAGCACCGCGTCTGCGAAAAGGGCAGTGTGGGCACACCGATTTTCTATATGGGATTTAAGGAAGCTGCACAGCATCGTGCAACCACTGCACAGTCGGCGCAGACGGAAGTTTTGATGGAAGCGCTGTGCGGTGATTCCTCACCGCTGTTCCGCCGCCTGTTGGACGCGGGACTGATTAACGAGTCCAGCTTTGGCAGCGAATACTTTGAAGGCCCCGGCTATGCGGCGGTGGTTTTCAGCGGTGAATCGAAAGATCCGGACACTGTTGCTGCAGAAATTTTGAAGGAGCTTGCCGATGCGCGGAAAAACGGCCTTGACCCGGCACTTTTTGCAGATGCAAAAAAGTCGGTCTACGGACATGCCATCGCGGGCTTTAACAGTGTGGAAAACTTAGCGAACAGCCTGATTGGCGCTTATTTTTCGGGACGTTCTGTGGCGGAAGATGTAGAGGCGGTTGCGCAGACCACTCTTGCAAATATGAATGAACGGCTGCAGGCGCAGATGCTCGAGCAAAACGCAGTGCTGTCCATTATTAAGCCCTGA